ATCCACGCAGGCGAGTCTTCGTCACACAAATTCGCAGGACGAAGAGACAACTGATAAACTGCGAATCCAGACCGTTGCCGCATCACCCGTCCGCTCCGATGGTCTGCTCGCAACTCGTCTTTCGCCGTTCCTTTCACATGACCAACACGCTTCATCTAACGCTAAGTGAATACGATACGATGGTCAGGCTTGGGGCCTTTGATCACGTTGACCGAAAGGTCGAGCTGATTCGTGGAGAACTCGTCGAGATGAATCCGGCCGGTCCGCTGCATGATTACTTGATAACCTACTTGAACAACTGGTCGGTGCGTCATACCGATCCATCTCAAACACTCGTCACATCACAAACCGGCTTGGATTTGCCTGAGCAAACCAGTCGCCCTGAACCGGATCTGATGTGGCTCCGCAATGCCAGCTACCGTGCTAGTCATCCAAACGCTAGGGACGTGCAATTGGCGATGGAGGTTGCGTACACCAGTCTCGGGTATGACCTGGAGAATAAACGCATCCTTTACGCAACAGCCGGGATCATCGAATACTGGATTGTCGATGCCATGGCGAAGTGCATCCATGTGTTCCGAGATTCGGACGGGGGCGAC
This DNA window, taken from Rhodopirellula halodulae, encodes the following:
- a CDS encoding Uma2 family endonuclease — protein: MTNTLHLTLSEYDTMVRLGAFDHVDRKVELIRGELVEMNPAGPLHDYLITYLNNWSVRHTDPSQTLVTSQTGLDLPEQTSRPEPDLMWLRNASYRASHPNARDVQLAMEVAYTSLGYDLENKRILYATAGIIEYWIVDAMAKCIHVFRDSDGGDYQTRFVVTSRDESLSPLIALDAKLNLQDLFEGN